Part of the Labilibaculum antarcticum genome, AACTGCAAAAGAATTCTACTTTTCTAGAGCTTTTGCCTCATATTCTCGGTTACAATGTGACCATCGAAAAGCTGAATAATACGATGACTCCGATCAGCATCTGATGGTGAGTGAGTTACCATGACAATCGTGGTTCCTTCCTCGTTTAGTTGAGTTAATAGATTCATTACCTCTTCTCCATTAGCCGAATCTAAATTACCCGTAGGCTCATCCGCCAAAATCAGTTTCGGTTTTGAGATCACTGCTCTTGCAATAGCGACTCTTTGTTGCTGGCCACCTGACAATTGCTGAGGGAAATGCTTAGCTCTATGAGCAATACTCATTCTTTCCAAAGCCTCATTTACTCTTCTTTTTCTCTCCGAACCAGATACTTTCATATACAAAAGAGGCAACTCTACGTTCTCAAAAACAGTTAATTCATCAATCAAATTAAAACTTTGAAAAACAAAACCAATGTTCTCCTTTCTCAAGTTTGTTCTTTGTCTTTCGGTGTAATTCTCTACCTGAAATCCATTAAAATGAAGCTCACCTTCAGTTGGATTATCAAGCAATCCAATAATATTGAGCAAGGTAGACTTCCCACATCCTGAAGGACCCATAATTGCAACAAACTCGCCCTTATTAATATCCAGATTGACATTATTTAATGCCGTAGTTTCCACCTCATCGGTTCTGAAAACCTTAATTAAATTTTTAGTGTTGATCATAGCCATATCTATTTAAACATTCACTTATTCATATTTTAGTACTCGTGCCGGTGCTTTTAATGCCAACCTCCATATTTGCTGATAAACTGTAATAAAGGTTATCAATAGAGATACAAATCCCGACAGAATAAAAATCCCTATTCCAATATCAATTCGATATGCAAATCCTTTCAACCACCACTCCATCGCAAAAAACGAAATTACCCAAGCAATGGCATTGGAAAGCATTACCCACTTAAAAAATTCTTTCAACAACAGCTGAAAGACAATATCCATATCCGCCCCGAAAACTTTCCGAAGAGCCATCTCACGAGATTTCCGTTCAGTAATAAAGGAAACGAGTCCAAACAAACCTAAACATGAAATAATAAAAGCGATCAGCGTAAACGATGCAAATATTTTACTCATTCGCGATTCAGCCCTATAGAAATACTTAAAATCGTCTTCTAGAAAACGGTAGGTAAATGGAACATCGGGAACTGTTGAATCCCAAACCTTTCTTATCTTATTTAGAATGAGGTCGACATCTTCCCCAATTCGAATTCCAATGTATTTAAATGCAATCGGATTTCTCATCATAATTAGAGGTTCAACTCCAACCTGAAGACTATTAAAATTAAAATCCTTAACAATGCCAATCACCTCGCCGGAATAACCCCAAATAGACAATGGCTCACCTATTGTTTGAACCATATTCAGCTTTTCGGCAGCCGATTCATTAATAATAAATTTCAAACTATCTTCTCCGAACATTTTGGAAAATCCTCTTCCCTGAATTACATCCATTTCAAATGTTTCAATAAAATCATAATCCACAAAAGACAATTGAAACAGCACATCTTCAGAATCTTTCGTTTTTCCCTGCCAATCAACATCCCATGTAGAATTAGTAAAATTAACAGGCATTTGATTTGCCGCAGTTACCCAATAAACTCCTGGTATTTTAATCAACTCACTCTTTAATTTAGGATAAATTGAATTAAAATCATTTCCCATTTCAATGTAAACCAGATCGTTCTTATTGTAACCAACATCCGATTTTTTCAAAAATTCCAATTGCTGATAAATGATGCCTGAACAAATAAACAAGGCTATCGACATAGAAAACTGGATAACCACTAACACTTTTCTTAGTAGAGCTGAATCTTTTCTCGACACTCCTCTAATCACCTGAATTGGTATAAAGGAAGACAAAAATAATGCAGGGTAACTTCCAGATATGATACCAGTTATGAGCACCACTCCAGAAACACTAAACAAGAAATTTATATTATTTATCCCCAAGGATAAATCCCGATCTGTTAAATCACTAAACCCGGGCAATAACAACTCAACCAAAACAACAGCTATTCCTAAGGCTATTAGTGTGAAAAATATCGATTCGCCAAGAAACAACCCAATCAACCCATTTCGCTGAGCTCCAACTACTTTTCGAATGGCAACCTCTTTGGCTCTTCTTTCTGATCTGGCTGTGGCCAGATTCATGTAATTAAAACAGGCAATTAAAAGAATCAATACAGCTACCAACAGAAATACTCTCACATACCAAATTGGCCCCATTTTATTCGAATCAATAGCATAAAGGTGATATCTGGCAAAAGCCTGAAGATCCAACTCAACATTTAAATTCTTAGTCCGGTCTTTTATATATGTTTTTAGTTGATCCGACAATTGATTCGATACAATTCCATCTTCTACTTTAATAAATGTATGAAAAGTATTTGCCTCCCAATCATTTAAATCATATTCCCACAACTTCTCAAAAAATTGAAATGGAAGAATAAAGTCGAATGTTATTGAAGAATTTTTCGGTGGATTCTGAATCACAGCCGAAACCTGATAATTAAACTTTGAATTAATCTCAATCACTCTTCCAATGGGATCAGAATCGCCAAACATTTTCCGAGCAAGTCTTTCCGTGAGAACAACTGAATTTACCCCATTAAATGGATTATCCTCATCTCCATCTACGATTGGGAAACTGAATATTTTAAAGAAATCTTCATCAACGATTTTACCTCCGTCTTCAACAAAACTTTTACCATTTACCGAAAGAGTCAATTGCCCCCAGGTTGTAACCATTCTTGTAGAATACTTAATTTCAGGAAACGTTTTCTTTATTGATTTCGCCAATGGTCCAGGTGTAGAATATACTGAAAAAACATCTCCATCAGCATAATTCTGATTTTCAAACACACTGTAAACCTGCCCTATATCTTCATGAAATTTATCAAATCCCGTTTCATATTCTACCCATATCAAAATGAGTAAAGTGCATGTTACACCAGTCGCTAATCCAAAAATATTCATTAAGGAATAGGACTTTTGCCGATATAAACTTCGTAAAACGGTATTCAATAAAATTTTTAACATCCACTTACTTTAAGACTAATTTGTCAACATCACCATAAGCTTCATAACTATTCGTTACAACTTTCTCTCCTGGTTTTAATCCTTCAAGAACCTCATAATACATCGGATTCTGATTCCCCAACTTAATAGCTCGTTTTGTGGCAAAATCACCACTAGGATCAACAACAAATATCCATTGTCCTCCTGTACTTTGAAAAAAGCCGCCTCTTTGAATCAAAACTGCTTCACGTGGTTCTCCCAATTCAATTTTTGTTCTAAATGTTTGGCCTGTTCTAATTCCTGGAGGAAGATCACCCACAAATTTCATATCTATTTCGAATTGTCCACCTCTTACCTCTGGATAAACTTTATAAACTACTAAATTATAATCAATTCCACTAAAACTAAACTTAGCATTTAACCCTCTAGTTAATCGTGCAATATAAAGCTCGTCAACAAGTGCATTAATTTTATAATTATCCAATACGTTAACCTGTCCTAAACGCTCACCTCTCGACTTAGACTCTCCCAATTCAACATTTAACGATCCTAATTGACCATCAACAGGTGCTTTTACATTCAGATTCTGGAGCTTTGCGCGAACCAGTTCCAAATTGTTTTCCATGTTTATCAAATTAGCATCCAATCGTTGAATTTGAATTGTACGCGATAAAGAATCTGTTTTCTGTCTCTCTAAAAGCAACTCTCTTGTTTTTCGATAGTAATTATAATTATCATTCGACTCTTCAAATTCTTCACGGGAAATTAAATCCTTCTCAAAAAAAATCTTATTTCTCAGATAAGCTCTTTTACTCTTTGATAAACTTAAATCTATATCCAACAGACTTCTTCTTACATTCAAACGATCTTGTTGCATACTCAAACGAGTATCCCGTAATCGATTTACTTGCTCAGTGAAACCAGCTTCAGAATTTAAAATTTGTAAATTCAATTCTGAATTACTCAAACGAAGAATTACATCGCCCTTTTTAACCATACTTCCTTCTTCCAGCAACACCTCTTCTACGCGTCCTCCTTCTACAGCATCCAAATAAACAGTAGTAATTGGATTTACTGTTCCTGTTCTCGCAATGTATTCCTGAAAATAATCAGTTTTTACTTCTCCGATTGAAATTTTCTCTACATCAACGCGTAAACGAGATCCTGACTCCCCCAAAAATGCGGTATATAAAATAATAACACCCAGAACAGTTCCGGCTAAATACCAATTCTTCCTTAGTAAATACCAGGGTTTCTTTTCAATAATTCTATCCATTATAATTTGACTTTTTTAATCCTTTCTCAAACACATCCGCAATATAACCACTTTCATGCCAAAACACTTTTAACATTGATTAACAACTTTTTAAAAAACACAAACTCCTTGATCTACATACATCTGTGAACGAAAACAATACAAACACTGTACGTATTCGAACATTTTCCTTTTAATTTTAAAATTTTAGTGATAACTTGATTCCCTATTGAGCATTGAAACCTGAAACGACAAATTAATTCATATTATGGCAAATCAAAAAAACGGAAAGATATTAGCTATTGATGATAATGAAGATATCCTGTTTTCCCTAAAACTGCTTCTTAAACAACATGTTGAATTAATAAACACCGAATCTGATCCGGAATTGATTCCAAAACTCATGAAACAGGATCATTACGATGTTATATTACTTGACATGAATTTCACCAAAGATGCAATTAGTGGTCAGGAAGGATATCATTGGCTAAATAAAATACTTGAAATTGATCCTCAGGCAGTAGTTTTATTTATTACGGCATATGGTGATATCGAAAAATCGGTAAAAGCAATTAAAGCTGGAGCTACCGACTTCATATTAAAACCATGGCAGAACGAAAAACTTCTTGCCACAATCTCGTCTGCAATAAAACTTCGCAGATCGAAAGATGAAGTAAGCGAGTTAAAGACAAAACAAAAAGAATTAAATGCAGTTCTCGATCAGCCATTTAACGATTTTATTGGCACATCTCCTGAAATGCAACAGGTTTTCTCAACCATCACAAAAGTAGCGGTAACAGATGCCAACGTATTGATTCTTGGAGAAAACGGAACAGGAAAAGAATTAGTTGCCAGAGCCTTACACCGAAACTCTCCCAGAAAAGATGAAGTTTTCATCAGTGTTGACCTTGGCTCAATAAATGAGAATCTATTTGAAAGCGAGCTGTTTGGACATGTAAAAGGTGCATTTACAGATGCTCGAGCCGATCGTCCCGGTCGATTCGAAATTGCCTCTGGAGGAACACTTTTCTTAGATGAAATTGGAAATCTAAGTTTGCCTATGCAAGCAAAACTG contains:
- a CDS encoding efflux RND transporter periplasmic adaptor subunit, which produces MDRIIEKKPWYLLRKNWYLAGTVLGVIILYTAFLGESGSRLRVDVEKISIGEVKTDYFQEYIARTGTVNPITTVYLDAVEGGRVEEVLLEEGSMVKKGDVILRLSNSELNLQILNSEAGFTEQVNRLRDTRLSMQQDRLNVRRSLLDIDLSLSKSKRAYLRNKIFFEKDLISREEFEESNDNYNYYRKTRELLLERQKTDSLSRTIQIQRLDANLINMENNLELVRAKLQNLNVKAPVDGQLGSLNVELGESKSRGERLGQVNVLDNYKINALVDELYIARLTRGLNAKFSFSGIDYNLVVYKVYPEVRGGQFEIDMKFVGDLPPGIRTGQTFRTKIELGEPREAVLIQRGGFFQSTGGQWIFVVDPSGDFATKRAIKLGNQNPMYYEVLEGLKPGEKVVTNSYEAYGDVDKLVLK
- a CDS encoding ABC transporter ATP-binding protein, whose amino-acid sequence is MINTKNLIKVFRTDEVETTALNNVNLDINKGEFVAIMGPSGCGKSTLLNIIGLLDNPTEGELHFNGFQVENYTERQRTNLRKENIGFVFQSFNLIDELTVFENVELPLLYMKVSGSERKRRVNEALERMSIAHRAKHFPQQLSGGQQQRVAIARAVISKPKLILADEPTGNLDSANGEEVMNLLTQLNEEGTTIVMVTHSPSDADRSHRIIQLFDGHIVTENMRQKL
- a CDS encoding ABC transporter permease, with protein sequence MLKILLNTVLRSLYRQKSYSLMNIFGLATGVTCTLLILIWVEYETGFDKFHEDIGQVYSVFENQNYADGDVFSVYSTPGPLAKSIKKTFPEIKYSTRMVTTWGQLTLSVNGKSFVEDGGKIVDEDFFKIFSFPIVDGDEDNPFNGVNSVVLTERLARKMFGDSDPIGRVIEINSKFNYQVSAVIQNPPKNSSITFDFILPFQFFEKLWEYDLNDWEANTFHTFIKVEDGIVSNQLSDQLKTYIKDRTKNLNVELDLQAFARYHLYAIDSNKMGPIWYVRVFLLVAVLILLIACFNYMNLATARSERRAKEVAIRKVVGAQRNGLIGLFLGESIFFTLIALGIAVVLVELLLPGFSDLTDRDLSLGINNINFLFSVSGVVLITGIISGSYPALFLSSFIPIQVIRGVSRKDSALLRKVLVVIQFSMSIALFICSGIIYQQLEFLKKSDVGYNKNDLVYIEMGNDFNSIYPKLKSELIKIPGVYWVTAANQMPVNFTNSTWDVDWQGKTKDSEDVLFQLSFVDYDFIETFEMDVIQGRGFSKMFGEDSLKFIINESAAEKLNMVQTIGEPLSIWGYSGEVIGIVKDFNFNSLQVGVEPLIMMRNPIAFKYIGIRIGEDVDLILNKIRKVWDSTVPDVPFTYRFLEDDFKYFYRAESRMSKIFASFTLIAFIISCLGLFGLVSFITERKSREMALRKVFGADMDIVFQLLLKEFFKWVMLSNAIAWVISFFAMEWWLKGFAYRIDIGIGIFILSGFVSLLITFITVYQQIWRLALKAPARVLKYE
- a CDS encoding sigma-54-dependent transcriptional regulator, producing the protein MANQKNGKILAIDDNEDILFSLKLLLKQHVELINTESDPELIPKLMKQDHYDVILLDMNFTKDAISGQEGYHWLNKILEIDPQAVVLFITAYGDIEKSVKAIKAGATDFILKPWQNEKLLATISSAIKLRRSKDEVSELKTKQKELNAVLDQPFNDFIGTSPEMQQVFSTITKVAVTDANVLILGENGTGKELVARALHRNSPRKDEVFISVDLGSINENLFESELFGHVKGAFTDARADRPGRFEIASGGTLFLDEIGNLSLPMQAKLLTVLERREVIRVGSNKTIPIDIRLICATNMQLKQMASEDRYRQDLLYRINTVEISLPALRERYEDIPLLANHFLDIYSKKYKKAINPLSKACLNKLYDYSWPGNVRELQHLMERAIIMADDRNLDPSDFQVSVERNGQEDVEFDSYNLEEVEKNIIQKVLKTNKGNISKAAGELGLTRTSLYRRLEKYGL